In one Candidatus Limnocylindrales bacterium genomic region, the following are encoded:
- a CDS encoding pentapeptide repeat-containing protein, which produces NAGGAYFANADLSSAICTNADFESTTLDGANVAGTDFTNADFSLVHAIGIVGCPAALPSNWVCLSGMLVGPFAGLNYANLSGVDFSGLNLDSIVLVHANLTGTVFAGTNLSYARLDHANLTNADMSTATLTRVSASSLAGCPAALPPGWACIANTLVGPGATMEDADFTGVNFAGFDLTGATFRDCNISDATFAGANLTGVDWYYSICPDHEQSYNYISCCSHLIDVPASCGP; this is translated from the coding sequence AACGCTGGAGGCGCGTATTTTGCCAACGCAGACCTTTCCAGCGCGATTTGCACCAATGCTGATTTTGAAAGCACCACGCTCGACGGCGCGAATGTTGCCGGAACCGATTTCACAAATGCCGACTTCTCACTCGTCCACGCGATTGGTATCGTCGGGTGCCCCGCCGCGTTGCCGTCCAATTGGGTTTGTTTATCGGGGATGCTCGTCGGTCCGTTCGCCGGACTGAACTACGCCAACTTGTCGGGGGTCGATTTTTCCGGACTGAACCTCGATTCCATCGTGCTCGTGCACGCCAATCTTACGGGTACGGTGTTTGCCGGCACCAACCTTTCGTACGCGAGGCTTGATCACGCCAACCTCACGAATGCGGACATGAGCACTGCGACGTTGACGCGGGTCTCTGCAAGCTCACTCGCCGGGTGCCCCGCGGCTCTGCCGCCGGGGTGGGCATGCATCGCGAATACTCTCGTCGGTCCGGGTGCGACCATGGAGGACGCCGATTTTACCGGCGTCAACTTTGCAGGTTTCGATCTCACGGGAGCGACCTTCCGTGACTGTAACATCTCGGACGCGACGTTTGCCGGCGCCAACCTGACGGGCGTCGACTGGTACTACAGCATCTGTCCGGATCACGAGCAGTCTTACAACTACATCTCGTGCTGCAGCCATCTCATCGACGTGCCGGCGTCGTGCGGACCTTAG
- a CDS encoding Uma2 family endonuclease, with protein sequence MSSTCRRRADLRAGTHAADVHRHPSTALLVVEVSISTVAQDRLSKTRIYAAAGVNNYWIVNPAEEWVEVYRSVNPELRVYSDIRRFASGSILDLDAAPDVTVPADALFPSRAGPGVA encoded by the coding sequence ATCTCATCGACGTGCCGGCGTCGTGCGGACCTTAGAGCTGGGACTCACGCAGCTGATGTCCACCGGCATCCCTCCACGGCCCTTCTCGTCGTGGAGGTTTCCATCAGCACGGTGGCGCAGGATCGATTGTCGAAGACCCGGATCTACGCCGCTGCAGGAGTGAACAACTACTGGATCGTCAACCCGGCGGAAGAGTGGGTAGAGGTCTATCGCTCAGTGAATCCCGAGCTTCGCGTGTACTCGGATATCCGGCGGTTCGCATCCGGCTCGATTCTCGACCTTGACGCAGCGCCGGACGTAACGGTGCCTGCGGACGCATTGTTCCCCTCCCGCGCGGGGCCGGGCGTAGCCTGA
- a CDS encoding ferritin-like domain-containing protein: protein MNTRTTDRPLWHSKLRIEMPSQLDLYEKTKLLQWNATSEVDWSRPIVNFSEASYAPYASSISREDFDRMAAERRASTFTQLFFGEQAALALSAQLVNQCDELEARMCLAGQIIDEARHVEVFGRYLDKLGVDSPIDPMLEGIVHRILDSDFYGEKIVGMQIFLEGIAVGLFQIFQNESPDPLLRDLMRGVLRDESRHAGFGVMYLANKFEHATEAEKKRTEEFVGDLLRGFGALMGGGAFLGSTFSDIRHRLKQIGLDPR from the coding sequence ATGAACACGAGGACGACCGACCGCCCCCTCTGGCACAGCAAGCTCAGGATCGAGATGCCGTCGCAGCTCGACCTTTACGAGAAGACCAAGCTCCTTCAGTGGAACGCGACGAGCGAAGTCGACTGGTCGCGCCCGATCGTGAACTTCTCGGAAGCATCCTACGCGCCGTACGCGTCGAGCATCTCGCGCGAGGACTTCGACCGCATGGCCGCCGAGCGCCGCGCGTCCACGTTCACGCAGCTGTTCTTCGGAGAGCAGGCGGCGCTCGCGCTGTCGGCGCAGCTCGTCAACCAGTGCGACGAGCTCGAGGCGCGCATGTGCCTCGCGGGCCAGATCATCGACGAGGCCCGCCACGTGGAAGTGTTCGGCCGCTATCTCGACAAGCTCGGTGTCGACTCGCCGATCGATCCGATGCTCGAAGGCATCGTGCACCGCATCCTCGACAGCGACTTCTACGGCGAGAAGATCGTCGGCATGCAGATCTTTCTCGAGGGCATTGCGGTCGGCCTTTTCCAGATCTTCCAGAACGAAAGTCCCGACCCGCTGCTGCGCGACCTCATGCGCGGCGTGCTGCGCGACGAATCGCGCCACGCAGGCTTCGGCGTGATGTACCTCGCGAACAAGTTCGAGCACGCGACCGAAGCCGAGAAGAAACGCACCGAGGAATTCGTCGGCGACCTTCTGCGAGGATTCGGCGCGCTGATGGGCGGCGGAGCGTTCCTCGGCTCGACCTTCAGCGACATCCGCCACCGGCTGAAGCAGATCGGCCTCGATCCGCGCTAG
- a CDS encoding DMT family transporter: MPALQSHPPRAVPPLRSAPAPHSAPAPRAPRQLHQTSGRSAYGLALAVTTVSMWSILPLGLKIALGRLDAMTLTWIRFLAATAFLGVLLRARGSMPMLRGFARHHWVLLGIAAVGLAGNYGLYALGLQYTNAGTAQVVIQIAPMLFTLGGIVFFKERFSVVQWLGFFVLVVGLGVFSSDQISHMLSGLDRYYAGLVFIVIGAIAWAAYGLAQKQLLERMGSAQIMLCLYAAGALIFLPLSSPSTLVLMNHVEVAAVVFCIVNMVVSYATFSEALAHAEATRVSAILAITPLGTLLAVHVASLVNPVIFTAEPVSHAGIAGAMLVVAGSLMTSLGRSGR, from the coding sequence ATGCCAGCCCTGCAATCTCATCCGCCGCGCGCGGTTCCTCCGCTACGCTCCGCTCCTGCGCCACATTCCGCTCCTGCGCCGCGTGCGCCGCGCCAGCTTCACCAGACTTCGGGCCGCTCGGCCTACGGCCTCGCGCTCGCCGTCACCACCGTGTCGATGTGGTCGATCCTGCCGCTCGGGCTCAAGATCGCGCTCGGGCGGCTCGATGCGATGACGCTTACGTGGATCCGCTTTCTTGCCGCCACTGCGTTTCTCGGCGTGCTGCTGCGCGCGCGCGGAAGCATGCCCATGCTTCGCGGCTTCGCGCGGCATCACTGGGTGCTGCTCGGCATTGCCGCCGTCGGTCTTGCGGGCAATTACGGGCTCTACGCGCTCGGGCTCCAGTACACGAACGCCGGAACCGCGCAGGTCGTCATCCAGATTGCGCCGATGCTGTTCACGCTCGGCGGCATCGTGTTCTTCAAGGAGCGCTTCTCGGTCGTGCAGTGGCTCGGGTTCTTCGTGCTCGTGGTCGGGCTCGGCGTGTTCTCGTCGGACCAGATCTCGCACATGCTGAGCGGCCTCGACCGTTACTACGCGGGTCTCGTCTTCATCGTGATCGGGGCGATTGCATGGGCAGCCTACGGGCTTGCGCAAAAGCAGCTGCTCGAGCGCATGGGGTCGGCGCAGATCATGCTTTGCCTTTATGCTGCCGGAGCATTGATCTTCCTGCCGCTCTCGTCACCGTCGACGCTGGTGCTGATGAACCACGTCGAGGTCGCGGCCGTAGTGTTCTGCATCGTCAACATGGTGGTATCGTACGCGACGTTTTCCGAGGCGCTCGCGCACGCCGAGGCCACGCGCGTGAGTGCGATTCTTGCGATCACGCCGCTCGGGACGCTTCTTGCCGTGCACGTCGCGTCGCTCGTGAATCCGGTGATCTTCACGGCCGAGCCGGTCAGTCACGCAGGGATTGCAGGCGCAATGCTGGTCGTTGCCGGGTCGCTGATGACGTCGCTCGGACGAAGCGGTCGTTGA
- a CDS encoding amidohydrolase family protein gives MPYVEGRVVHDADSHIVETPDWLDPFLPRDVRQRMPRLGLSAVRPGEHKLIDKARRDHHDPAYRALDEEQILLRKNWSATGSFLKEDRPRALDLLGFSSQLVFNTFLSKYLVDLEHSDDVDLAYEVATGHNRAMIDFCGTDKRLIATCYVPLADFELSERAAGEAIAMGAKALLVPSDCPVGHSPSHVGLYPVWAQAAEAGVPILFHVGGGGELLDPEYFNNGLPPIPDFHGGDENFRSVDYMAIPGPPAQTLATLIFDRVLDRHPDLKFGVIEQGASWVPGWMRMMDSAVAAFSKMEERLRALSALPSEIVRRQVRVTPYPSEDVGWIIEQAGEEVCLFSSDYPHVEGGRNPIRRFEGTMKGLSQNAVERFYRLNFEDLMGQSLAS, from the coding sequence ATGCCGTACGTCGAAGGCCGCGTCGTTCACGACGCCGATTCGCACATCGTCGAGACTCCCGACTGGCTCGATCCGTTTCTTCCGCGCGACGTGCGCCAGAGGATGCCGCGCCTCGGGCTTTCCGCCGTGCGGCCCGGCGAGCACAAGCTGATCGACAAGGCGCGCCGCGACCACCACGACCCCGCTTATCGCGCGCTCGACGAGGAGCAGATCCTGCTTCGCAAGAACTGGAGCGCCACCGGCTCGTTCCTCAAGGAAGACCGGCCGCGTGCGCTCGACCTGCTCGGCTTTTCGAGCCAGCTCGTGTTCAACACGTTCCTCAGCAAGTACCTCGTCGACCTCGAGCACAGCGACGACGTCGACCTCGCGTACGAAGTCGCCACCGGACACAACCGCGCGATGATCGATTTCTGCGGGACCGACAAGCGGCTGATCGCCACGTGCTACGTCCCGCTGGCCGATTTCGAGCTCTCCGAGCGCGCCGCCGGCGAAGCCATCGCGATGGGCGCCAAAGCACTGCTGGTGCCGTCGGACTGTCCGGTCGGCCACTCGCCGAGCCACGTCGGCCTGTATCCGGTGTGGGCGCAGGCCGCCGAGGCCGGCGTTCCGATCCTGTTTCATGTCGGGGGCGGCGGCGAGCTTCTCGATCCGGAGTATTTCAACAACGGCCTGCCGCCGATTCCCGACTTCCACGGCGGCGACGAGAACTTCCGCTCTGTAGACTACATGGCCATTCCCGGACCGCCCGCGCAGACGCTGGCCACGCTGATCTTCGACCGCGTGCTCGATCGCCATCCGGATCTCAAGTTCGGAGTCATCGAGCAGGGCGCGTCGTGGGTTCCGGGCTGGATGCGGATGATGGATTCGGCCGTCGCCGCGTTCTCGAAGATGGAAGAGCGGCTGCGCGCGCTGTCGGCGCTGCCGAGCGAGATCGTGCGGCGCCAGGTCCGTGTGACGCCCTACCCGTCCGAAGACGTCGGCTGGATCATCGAGCAGGCCGGCGAAGAGGTCTGCCTGTTTTCGAGCGACTATCCGCACGTCGAAGGCGGCCGCAATCCGATCCGCCGCTTCGAAGGAACGATGAAGGGGCTATCGCAAAACGCCGTCGAGCGCTTCTACAGATTGAACTTCGAGGATCTGATGGGACAATCGCTGGCTTCCTGA
- a CDS encoding wax ester/triacylglycerol synthase family O-acyltransferase, which produces MQRLSGVDAAFLYMETPAQHMHGLGVTIVDPSTIPGGYDFEAARAEYVRRLLALPAFGRRLVEFPLGLDHPAWIDARVELASHIIRAELPAPGTQEQFEAFVGHYAGQQLRRDRPLWEFCLLEGLEGGRLAILAKVHHAIVDGVSGSQMLQEIYDLEAIAPERDVYPEGYGEDEAAPSLFNLAAASIAARVGDPIRAVSVVTDTLMSAAEAVVALSESENVTLPMAAPLTPFSHSLTPRRAVSFARAALPDVKAIKNAFGATVNDVVLAACAIAMRRRLDSAGVLPDRQLIASVPVSARKTGEKTGEEAESFNRVSAMFVGLPVHLSDPAEILAEVSRNAATSKKMMASMGTDLLGDWVELLPPLLFAQAMQLYSALRMAERHAPVHNLVVSNVPGPPFPFYAGGARVLAVYPLGPILEGAALNVTVFSYEDALDIGVVTCPDLAPEIGPLSAAIVEAVAELKAAADFALRAR; this is translated from the coding sequence ATGCAACGACTCTCCGGCGTGGACGCGGCTTTCCTCTACATGGAGACGCCGGCCCAGCACATGCACGGGCTCGGCGTCACCATCGTCGATCCGTCGACGATCCCCGGCGGCTACGACTTCGAGGCGGCGCGCGCCGAATACGTGCGCCGGCTGCTCGCGCTTCCGGCCTTCGGCCGCCGCCTCGTCGAGTTTCCGCTCGGTCTCGACCATCCGGCCTGGATCGACGCGCGCGTCGAGCTCGCGTCGCACATCATCCGGGCCGAGCTGCCGGCGCCGGGAACACAGGAGCAGTTCGAAGCGTTCGTCGGCCACTACGCGGGCCAGCAGCTGCGCCGCGACCGGCCGCTGTGGGAGTTCTGCCTGCTCGAAGGTCTCGAAGGTGGCCGCCTTGCGATCCTTGCGAAGGTTCATCACGCGATCGTCGACGGCGTGTCGGGATCGCAGATGCTGCAGGAGATCTACGATCTCGAGGCGATCGCGCCCGAGCGCGACGTCTATCCGGAAGGCTACGGCGAGGACGAAGCCGCGCCGTCCCTCTTCAATCTGGCGGCGGCGTCGATCGCGGCGCGCGTCGGCGATCCGATCCGCGCGGTCAGCGTCGTGACCGATACGCTGATGTCGGCGGCCGAAGCGGTGGTCGCGCTTTCCGAGAGCGAGAACGTCACGCTGCCGATGGCGGCGCCGCTGACGCCGTTCAGCCATTCGCTGACGCCGCGGCGCGCGGTGTCGTTCGCGCGCGCCGCGCTCCCGGACGTCAAGGCGATCAAGAACGCATTCGGTGCGACGGTCAACGACGTCGTGCTCGCGGCCTGCGCGATCGCGATGCGCCGCCGGCTCGACAGCGCGGGCGTGCTGCCCGATCGCCAGCTGATCGCGTCGGTGCCGGTCTCGGCGCGCAAGACCGGCGAAAAGACCGGAGAGGAAGCCGAGAGCTTCAACCGCGTTTCGGCGATGTTCGTCGGGCTTCCGGTGCATCTGTCGGATCCGGCCGAGATCCTGGCCGAGGTCAGCCGCAATGCGGCGACGTCGAAGAAAATGATGGCGTCGATGGGAACGGACCTTCTCGGCGACTGGGTCGAGCTGCTGCCGCCGCTGCTGTTCGCGCAGGCGATGCAGCTGTACTCGGCGCTGCGCATGGCCGAGCGGCATGCGCCGGTGCACAACCTGGTGGTCTCGAACGTGCCGGGACCACCGTTTCCGTTCTATGCCGGCGGCGCGCGCGTGCTCGCAGTGTATCCGCTCGGACCGATCCTCGAGGGCGCGGCGCTCAACGTCACGGTGTTCAGCTACGAGGACGCGCTCGACATCGGCGTGGTCACCTGCCCGGACCTCGCGCCGGAGATTGGCCCGCTATCGGCAGCGATCGTCGAGGCGGTGGCGGAGCTGAAGGCCGCGGCCGACTTCGCGCTGCGGGCACGATAG
- a CDS encoding YHYH protein, with amino-acid sequence MVVLASSSIAAPTASEKCNGSKLKATGAAVYAEAKCHQKATLSETAVDGACITGAEGKLSSSFSSAEGKGGCEVTGNYGDARDGVEACITSFASAISGDVACAAYKMKAVGKKTSAKMKCWQKGVLGGGSAASDCLSKAEDKFDSAIVKADSLGNCTDTGPALEALVDDCVTSLVTTANQTTTTTTTTTTTAPDSCTLNDNTTVIGTPSPNDCGLLDRDTSACDASRGALGLTGYWLKFSCRVTLGKSGSNVTAQSDGQPDYKSNYFANANPCHETYTGGIQNPNTIAAQSYSLTFPASPNTTAQTMNGTAVVGLSINGVPIFGNFAAPGDNIFDEAATFDRCGAHPQNTGKYHYHSEPYAITYDDSSFVGVMRDGYPIYGRRDPDNSLPTDLDAYGAHTSVTVDSPGTPVYHYHVNEQINPENASDSQWFITTGQFRGTPGACTGCN; translated from the coding sequence GTGGTCGTCCTGGCCTCGTCGAGCATCGCAGCTCCGACGGCTTCCGAGAAGTGCAACGGGTCCAAGCTCAAGGCGACCGGCGCGGCCGTCTACGCCGAAGCGAAATGTCACCAGAAGGCGACGCTGTCCGAGACGGCGGTCGACGGTGCGTGCATCACCGGCGCGGAAGGAAAACTGTCTTCGTCGTTTTCGAGCGCGGAGGGCAAAGGCGGCTGCGAGGTCACCGGCAACTACGGCGACGCGAGAGACGGCGTAGAAGCCTGCATCACGAGCTTCGCGTCGGCGATCAGCGGAGACGTCGCCTGCGCGGCCTACAAGATGAAGGCGGTCGGCAAGAAGACCAGCGCCAAGATGAAATGCTGGCAGAAAGGCGTGCTCGGCGGCGGCTCGGCGGCGTCCGACTGCCTTTCGAAGGCCGAGGACAAGTTCGACTCGGCCATCGTCAAGGCCGACAGCCTCGGCAACTGCACCGACACGGGACCGGCGCTCGAAGCCCTGGTCGACGATTGCGTGACGAGCCTCGTCACCACCGCAAACCAGACAACGACCACCACGACGACCACAACCACGACGGCACCCGACTCGTGCACGCTCAACGACAACACGACGGTCATCGGAACGCCGAGCCCGAACGACTGCGGGCTTCTCGACCGCGACACGAGCGCGTGCGATGCGAGCCGCGGCGCGCTCGGCCTGACCGGCTACTGGCTCAAATTCTCGTGCCGCGTCACGCTCGGAAAATCCGGTTCGAACGTAACGGCCCAATCCGACGGCCAGCCGGACTACAAGAGCAACTACTTCGCGAACGCGAATCCGTGCCACGAGACCTACACGGGCGGTATCCAGAACCCGAACACGATCGCGGCGCAGAGCTATTCGCTGACATTCCCGGCTTCGCCGAATACGACCGCCCAGACGATGAACGGAACCGCCGTCGTCGGCCTGTCGATCAACGGTGTGCCGATTTTCGGAAACTTCGCGGCGCCGGGCGACAACATCTTCGACGAGGCTGCGACGTTCGATCGCTGCGGTGCGCATCCGCAGAATACGGGCAAGTACCACTACCACAGCGAGCCGTACGCGATCACGTACGACGACTCGAGCTTCGTCGGCGTGATGCGCGACGGCTATCCGATCTACGGAAGGCGCGATCCCGATAACTCGTTACCGACCGATCTCGATGCGTACGGTGCCCACACCAGCGTGACGGTCGACAGTCCGGGGACGCCCGTCTACCACTACCACGTCAACGAGCAGATCAATCCCGAGAATGCGAGCGACTCGCAGTGGTTCATCACCACCGGCCAGTTCCGCGGGACCCCGGGCGCCTGCACGGGCTGCAACTGA
- a CDS encoding deoxyhypusine synthase family protein translates to MPYVAPKGISDFLRHHYRHFNAATVVDAAQGYVDFLAGGNHMLLTMAGAMSTAELGISVAEMIRRGKVHAITCTGANLEEDIFNLVAHDHYVRVPHYRQLGPQDEVELLERHLNRVTDTCIPEEEAIRRLEHVVLDEWMAADKSGERYFPHEFFYRLIDSGVLKQHYQIDPADSWMVAACEKKLPIFVPGWEDSTLGNIYASHCIRGTVGNVHTVRSGIEYMMSLSDWYQKTTVDKSIGFFQIGGGIAGDFPICVVPMMRQDLQLEHIKLWGYFCQISDSTTSYGSYSGAVPNEKITWEKLGVDTPRFVIESDATIVAPLVFAYVLESSH, encoded by the coding sequence ATGCCGTACGTCGCACCCAAGGGAATTTCCGACTTTCTCCGCCACCACTACCGGCACTTCAATGCCGCGACCGTCGTCGATGCCGCCCAGGGCTACGTCGACTTCCTCGCCGGCGGCAACCACATGCTGCTGACGATGGCCGGCGCGATGAGCACCGCCGAGCTCGGCATCTCCGTCGCCGAAATGATCCGTCGCGGCAAGGTGCACGCGATCACGTGCACCGGCGCCAACCTCGAGGAAGACATCTTCAACCTGGTGGCGCACGATCATTACGTTCGCGTGCCGCACTACCGCCAGCTCGGGCCGCAGGATGAAGTCGAGCTGCTCGAGCGGCATCTCAATCGCGTGACGGACACGTGCATTCCGGAGGAGGAAGCGATCCGCCGTCTCGAGCACGTCGTGCTCGACGAATGGATGGCCGCCGACAAAAGCGGCGAGCGCTACTTTCCGCACGAGTTCTTCTATCGGCTGATCGACTCGGGCGTGCTGAAGCAGCACTACCAGATCGATCCCGCCGACAGCTGGATGGTCGCCGCGTGCGAGAAGAAACTGCCGATCTTCGTTCCGGGATGGGAGGACTCGACGCTCGGCAACATCTACGCGTCGCACTGCATCCGCGGGACGGTGGGGAACGTGCACACCGTGCGCTCCGGCATCGAGTACATGATGTCGCTGTCGGACTGGTACCAGAAGACCACCGTGGACAAGTCGATCGGCTTCTTCCAGATCGGCGGCGGCATTGCCGGCGACTTCCCGATCTGCGTCGTGCCGATGATGCGGCAGGACCTGCAGCTCGAGCACATCAAGCTGTGGGGATATTTCTGCCAGATCAGCGATTCGACGACGAGCTACGGCTCATACTCGGGCGCCGTGCCGAACGAGAAGATCACGTGGGAGAAGCTCGGCGTCGACACGCCGCGCTTCGTGATCGAGTCGGACGCGACGATCGTCGCGCCGCTCGTGTTTGCGTACGTGCTCGAGTCCTCGCACTAG
- a CDS encoding NAD-dependent epimerase/dehydratase family protein, with translation MRAFVTGATGLLGNNLVRALEAAGHQVVALARDPSKASRVLAGCSAEIVVGDMKRVSDFAGALSGCDAVFHTAAYFREAFEPGSDEAELDEINIGGTMKLLDAADAAAVRCFVHVSSGGTIGRKSDGSPGDESTPPLPMQRENPYFRSKLKGDAALAAWRSKNGITIVEILPGWIWGPWDAAPTGAGKLVAEFTDGKIPANIGGGTSVVDARDVAAAMIAAAVRASAPRAASAIPGASAASSSSGASAPSGTSAGAAPAIEKYIVGGCFCSMKEIMDHLAVVTGVPAPRFEIPFVVLLAYAYGCEAWGRLTGGAPLVTPLAVRTMHARISLDSSKAARELGVTFRDVAETFRDSADWQRKHREIGDRH, from the coding sequence ATGAGAGCCTTCGTTACCGGCGCAACCGGCCTGCTCGGAAACAACCTCGTGCGCGCGCTCGAAGCCGCCGGCCATCAGGTCGTGGCGCTCGCCCGCGATCCGAGCAAGGCGTCGCGCGTGCTCGCAGGATGCTCTGCGGAGATCGTCGTCGGCGACATGAAACGCGTGTCGGACTTTGCCGGCGCACTCTCCGGCTGCGACGCCGTCTTTCACACCGCCGCGTATTTCCGCGAAGCCTTCGAGCCCGGATCGGACGAAGCCGAGCTCGACGAAATCAACATCGGCGGAACGATGAAGCTGCTCGATGCCGCCGACGCCGCGGCGGTGCGCTGCTTCGTGCACGTAAGCTCCGGAGGCACGATCGGCCGCAAGAGCGACGGCAGCCCAGGTGACGAGTCGACGCCGCCGCTTCCGATGCAGCGCGAGAATCCGTATTTCCGCAGCAAGCTGAAGGGCGATGCCGCGCTTGCCGCGTGGCGCAGCAAAAACGGCATCACGATCGTCGAGATCCTGCCCGGCTGGATCTGGGGACCGTGGGACGCCGCACCGACCGGCGCCGGAAAACTCGTCGCCGAGTTCACCGACGGAAAGATCCCGGCCAACATCGGCGGCGGAACCAGCGTGGTCGATGCGCGCGACGTTGCCGCCGCGATGATCGCTGCTGCCGTTCGTGCGAGCGCACCGCGCGCCGCATCCGCGATACCCGGCGCGTCAGCTGCGTCGAGTTCATCGGGCGCATCCGCACCATCGGGCACGTCCGCCGGTGCTGCGCCCGCCATCGAAAAATACATCGTCGGCGGCTGCTTCTGCTCGATGAAGGAGATCATGGACCATCTCGCGGTGGTGACCGGCGTTCCTGCGCCGCGCTTCGAGATTCCGTTCGTCGTGCTGCTCGCCTACGCGTACGGCTGCGAAGCCTGGGGCCGGCTGACCGGCGGCGCGCCGCTGGTTACGCCGCTGGCCGTGCGCACCATGCACGCGCGGATCTCGCTCGATTCGTCAAAGGCTGCGCGCGAGCTCGGCGTGACGTTCCGTGACGTCGCCGAGACGTTCCGCGACAGCGCCGACTGGCAGCGCAAGCACCGCGAAATCGGGGACAGACACTGA
- a CDS encoding SRPBCC family protein: MAKFPTEIEESVTVPAPVDEVYAFLWDVVGSSICIPGIDRCESVGPETYRFIYKERSTGPVSMIVRYTARYRGNGKDEITFEGISAGDDNTDVRGQLRLAGEGANTRITLKQRLAPDTPVPWLLQSLIRSFVEAETAGAARDYLANLRKSLTKA; encoded by the coding sequence ATGGCCAAGTTTCCGACCGAAATCGAAGAATCCGTGACCGTCCCTGCGCCGGTCGACGAAGTCTATGCGTTCCTGTGGGACGTCGTGGGCTCCTCGATCTGCATCCCGGGCATCGACCGCTGCGAGAGCGTCGGGCCCGAGACCTACCGTTTCATCTACAAGGAACGGTCGACCGGCCCGGTCAGCATGATCGTGCGCTACACCGCGCGCTACCGCGGCAACGGCAAGGACGAAATCACCTTCGAGGGAATCTCCGCCGGCGACGACAACACCGACGTGCGCGGCCAGCTTCGCCTTGCGGGCGAAGGTGCCAACACGCGCATCACGCTCAAGCAGAGGCTCGCTCCCGACACTCCCGTGCCGTGGCTGCTGCAGTCGCTGATCCGTTCGTTCGTCGAGGCCGAGACCGCCGGAGCCGCGCGCGACTACCTCGCCAACCTTCGCAAGTCGCTGACGAAAGCCTGA
- a CDS encoding DUF4404 family protein: MSEHELRRKLTELRRELGEVGDVDSDLEQMLAEIRADIDAVMDRTSPHSLSERLSAAIERFETSHPSLASAMGAVADQLARMGI, encoded by the coding sequence GTGTCTGAACACGAGCTACGCCGCAAACTGACCGAGCTTCGACGCGAGCTCGGCGAAGTCGGTGACGTCGATTCGGACCTCGAGCAGATGCTCGCCGAGATCCGTGCCGACATCGACGCCGTCATGGACAGGACCTCGCCTCATTCGTTGAGCGAGCGCCTGAGCGCGGCCATCGAGCGCTTCGAGACCAGCCATCCGAGCCTTGCGAGCGCGATGGGCGCGGTCGCCGACCAGCTCGCGCGCATGGGAATCTGA